Genomic DNA from Lactococcus garvieae:
GCACGCCAGCAAGGTATTGATCTTAAAGAAATAAATAAAAATGCCATACAGTTTATAAATAAAGTAGAAGACAAAAAATAAAGAACATGCTATAATTGTTTCATGGTTAAAAGTTTTATAAATAAAATGAGTGCAATTTTTCAGCATGGTTCTTTTAACACCCTTTATGGTGGGTTTTACGAAGGAACCATAACTGCTGGAGAAGCTTTAAAGTATGGACAAATTGGTATCGGCACATTAGATGGTGCGGATGGAGAAGTAATTATCCTTGATGGCACAGCTTATCATGGAAATTCAGAAAATCAAGTACGCTTAGTTAAAGCAGAAGAAACCTTGCCGTACGTTGCAGTGATAGATCATCAACCCTTTGCGACTTATAAAGTCAATGGCTTGACGATGAAAACCTTGCATGACTTAACAGAGCAGTTTCCGACGCGTAATACAGCCTACAGCTTAAAAATGACCGGTTTCTTTGATTCGGTTGAAATCAGTTCAAAACCAGCAAAAAACACGAAAAATTATTTAGAAATATTGGCTGAACAGCCGCATTTTACAAAGAATAATGTTTCGGGAACCATTGTTGGTGTTTGGTCGCCTAAGTTTTTAGAAGATTTGTATGGCGATGGTGCTCACTTACATTTTCTAAGTGATGATAAGACTTTTGGTGGCCATTTGACAGAATTTCTGTCAGGGGCGATTACTATCGAAGTTGGCCAAGTTGGGGAAATGAAACAGGAGTTTCCACAAGAAAATGAGAATTTCAAAGCAATGCGTTTTGACTAAAATAACAGAAAGTATAAGCTACCTTTAAAAAGAGGTAGCTTTTTTTGTATTTAAGAATAACCATGACAAAAAATACTTCGAGCAACGATGCATGGAGGTCTTAGTAAATATGACTTGAGCACCAACTCTATCTGTTTTTGTGAGTGGTTCAGTCCCAAAAAAGGCGGAGTGGATTTTTAGAGAAAAATTTCCTAATGGTAGGAAATAAAAATAGAAGATAGCGCTAACATATCATGGTAGAATAAAATCATCAAAAGAAAGCTTCCACAAGTGAAAACTTAGTGAAAGAAAAAGGAGAAAGATTATGACAAAACAAATCCTCTTAACATGTGGCGCTGGAGCATCATCAGGTTTTATGGCAGCAGCGGCACGTAAGGCCGCAAAGAAACTTGGTGCTGATGTTGAAGTAAAAGCAAAAAGTGAAACTGAAGTTCCCACACTTCTTCCCGAAATCGACTTGCTCTTAGTTGCTCCACACCTGAAATATATGATTGATGAAGTCAAAGAACTGTGTCAGGCTAATAACGTTAAATATAATGTTATTCCTCAGCGCGTTTACGGTTCCCTTGATGGAAAAGGTCTTATCGAATTTGCTCTCAAACAGTTTGAGACAGAATAAAAATGTAAGCTAAAAAGTTAAAGGAGAGAACATGGAAAACACGGAAGCTGTTGAAAGAGATGATCTTGCGATAGTGTCAATGGGAGCAATACTGCATGCAGGAAATGCACGTGAAGCTATTTTCAAAGCGGCAGATAAAGCTGCGCAAGGTGAATTTATTCAAGCAGACGAGCTCATGCAAAAAGCAAATGCCGAACTTGTCGAGGCGCATCGCGCGCAAACATCAACGCTACAAAAAGAGGCGGAAGGTATTGAGATACCATATTCATCACTGTTTGGGCATGCTCAAGATCATGTTATGACTGTAAAAACAGAGCATAATTTAGTAAAAGAAATTATTAAACTCTATAAACGATTGGAGGAAAAAGAAAATGGATAAATTTATGAGCTGGATGACGGACTCATTCGCGCCTAAAGTCAATAAGTTTGCTAAAAATGCCTGGGTAGCTGCGATACAAGATGCAATCATGGCGGCTATGCCGATGATTCTAATTGGCTCTTTTGCGACTGTTTTAAGTCTTGTGAACATCTACGTTAAAGGTTTTCCAGACTTTTCGATGATTGGCACTTTCTCGTTCGGTCTCTTTTCTGTTTTTCTTTCTTACTTGATTCCAGATGCTGTCATGAAACAAAAGAAGCACTCAGATATATCAAAACAAGCAGGACTCGCAGGTTTAGCTTTCTTCATGATTTTAATTTATCCCAAGCTTGAAGCAACCACAGGCGTGATAAGTTTTGACAGCAATGCTTTTGGTACAGGAGGAATGATTGCAGCTCTCCTCGCTGGTTTATTTGTTGGCTTTGTCATGAACTTGTTTACAAAGATAAAGTTCATTAGTGATGAGTCGGGTTTACCTGATTTTGTAGCTATCTGGTTTAATACTTTGCTACCGATAATTGTGATTCTTTTAGTCGGTTGGTTCTTTACTTTCCAACTACATTTTAATCTTTATGAAGGCATTAATGCTGTATTTGAACCTCTGACACGACTTGGTCAAAGTTTCTGGGGGTTAACAATCCTCATTTTCCTGGGATTCTCATTTCTTTATTCCTTTGGGATTTCAAGCTGGGTGCTTACACCCGTAGTGTATGCCATAGAACTTCCCGGTATTGCCGCTAATCAAGCAGCAGTAGCAGCAGGAAATGCACCCACTAATATTTTTACCGTTGAAGCTGTAACCTTGATTTTACTGGGTGGTGGTGGAGCCACACTCTCCCTTTGTATTATGCTGGCTTTTCTCGCTAAATCATCACGCTTACGAATGATTGGTAAAGCCTCACTTGTACCTTCGATCTTTAATATCAACGAACCGCTTGTTTTTGGGGCACCGAT
This window encodes:
- a CDS encoding PTS sugar transporter subunit IIB; the encoded protein is MTKQILLTCGAGASSGFMAAAARKAAKKLGADVEVKAKSETEVPTLLPEIDLLLVAPHLKYMIDEVKELCQANNVKYNVIPQRVYGSLDGKGLIEFALKQFETE
- a CDS encoding acetolactate decarboxylase, whose amino-acid sequence is MVKSFINKMSAIFQHGSFNTLYGGFYEGTITAGEALKYGQIGIGTLDGADGEVIILDGTAYHGNSENQVRLVKAEETLPYVAVIDHQPFATYKVNGLTMKTLHDLTEQFPTRNTAYSLKMTGFFDSVEISSKPAKNTKNYLEILAEQPHFTKNNVSGTIVGVWSPKFLEDLYGDGAHLHFLSDDKTFGGHLTEFLSGAITIEVGQVGEMKQEFPQENENFKAMRFD
- a CDS encoding PTS sugar transporter subunit IIC yields the protein MDKFMSWMTDSFAPKVNKFAKNAWVAAIQDAIMAAMPMILIGSFATVLSLVNIYVKGFPDFSMIGTFSFGLFSVFLSYLIPDAVMKQKKHSDISKQAGLAGLAFFMILIYPKLEATTGVISFDSNAFGTGGMIAALLAGLFVGFVMNLFTKIKFISDESGLPDFVAIWFNTLLPIIVILLVGWFFTFQLHFNLYEGINAVFEPLTRLGQSFWGLTILIFLGFSFLYSFGISSWVLTPVVYAIELPGIAANQAAVAAGNAPTNIFTVEAVTLILLGGGGATLSLCIMLAFLAKSSRLRMIGKASLVPSIFNINEPLVFGAPIAFNPILMIPFWITGLITPMILWVTMKLHLVPIPSEPFQMWYTPGPIAGWIITKSISGLIFVLVIFAISWLIYYPFFKVYDKQAVQQDLEWAEEDEA
- a CDS encoding PTS lactose/cellobiose transporter subunit IIA; protein product: MENTEAVERDDLAIVSMGAILHAGNAREAIFKAADKAAQGEFIQADELMQKANAELVEAHRAQTSTLQKEAEGIEIPYSSLFGHAQDHVMTVKTEHNLVKEIIKLYKRLEEKENG